The following are from one region of the Dermacentor albipictus isolate Rhodes 1998 colony chromosome 5, USDA_Dalb.pri_finalv2, whole genome shotgun sequence genome:
- the LOC135908390 gene encoding cell adhesion molecule Dscam1-like isoform X5: MTFHLIACKRSLVCGDSETPVPVRTSNGSVTFVHITKKDEGRYACFVDNGVGKPLRKVIRVAVNVPAKFTEKHSVVTARRGENARLVCDAQGDQPLTVAWSKGVQKIDRGGNSRLEIFETMTDSGLRSELFISSTERSDGAVYTCRAENEFGHDERTSKLLVVEVPGQPQDVKVSETWSRSASVSWSPPYSGNSPVAKYVIQYWKDSGTAHRLQEVAVPGSQTSALVGDLHPGSTYHLSILAENSVGVGLASTPVKLHTGEEEPSAAPTDFHVEARGPSTVRVSWKPPPPDEWNGDLLGYYIGYKPTSSGQPYSYRTSEFRPNASHEFFLTGLQRGTEYAVIVKAYNAAGSGVASHELHVKTLDGDVPPPPKVFVSGTTHSSITVTWHQQFASGVRGYVLYHRPEESTQDWKEVNLDSRSSSYTVSGLESGVLYQMYVSSTNEYGTGDPSEIITVRTHKAGGVMQSPIFGDASTPLYLNLFIMIPVLASLVTIVLVVIVTCVCLQRIKRRPPQPPLQPPPGTMERRSKQFAAGFDGQPQMTSTSARHAEKAQQAAGEYTGLSQRYVEVQPPPLPADHPCALYPAPCATLPMTEELEAKMARHNVNQEMKTFLAQNRELPTLPMGAKSCMSIKKDHMYESAQ; this comes from the exons TGCCGGCCAAGTTCACCGAGAAGCACAGCGTGGTCACCGCTCGGCGGGGCGAGAACGCGCGGCTGGTGTGCGACGCCCAGGGAGACCAGCCGCTCACCGTCGCCTGGTCCAAGGGCGTCCAGAAAATCGACCGAGGGGGAAACTCACG GCTGGAGATATTCGAGACCATGACGGACAGCGGCCTGCGCTCGGAGCTCTTCATTTCCAGCACGGAGCGCAGCGACGGCGCAGTCTACACCTGCCGCGCCGAGAACGAGTTCGGCCACGACGAGCGCACCAGCAAGTTGTTGGTCGTCG AGGTTCCCGGTCAGCCACAAGATGTCAAGGTCTCCGAAACGTGGAGCCGCTCGGCGAGCGTGAGCTGGTCTCCGCCGTACAGCGGCAACAGCCCGGTCGCCAAATACGTCATACAGTACTGGAAGGACTCCG GTACAGCGCACAGGCTCCAAGAAGTGGCAGTGCCTGGATCGCAGACGTCAGCCCTGGTCGGCGACCTGCACCCCGGTTCCACCTATCACCTCAGCATCCTTGCCGAAAACTCGGTCGGCGTCGGTCTCGCCTCTACGCCTGTCAAGCTGCACACGGGCGAGGAAG AGCCAAGCGCAGCACCAACTGACTTCCACGTCGAGGCCAGGGGGCCGAGCACCGTGCGTGTTTCATGGAAG CCTCCTCCGCCGGACGAATGGAACGGCGATCTGCTTGGCTACTACATCGGCTACAAGCCGACGTCGTCGGGCCAGCCATACTCGTACCGCACCAGCGAGTTCCGGCCGAACGCCAGCCATGAGTTCTTCCTCACCGGCCTCCAACGTGGGACGGAGTACGCGGTCATCGTGAAGGCCTACAACGCCGCCGGCTCTGGGGTCGCCTCGCACGAGCTGCACGTCAAGACACTTGACGGGG ATGTGCCGCCGCCTCCGAAGGTGTTCGTCTCCGGCACGACGCATTCGTCCATCACTGTCACCTGGCACCAGCAGTTCGCCAGCGGAGTGAGAG GTTATGTGCTGTACCATCGGCCAGAAGAGAGCACCCAAGACTGGAAAGAGGTGAACCTTGACTCACGATCGTCCTCGTACACCGTGTCTGGCCTCGAGTCCGGCGTCCTCTACCAGATGTACGTCAGCTCCACCAACGAGTACGGCACGGGCGATCCCAGCGAGATCATCACCGTCAGGACGCACAAGGCCG GTGGCGTGATGCAGTCCCCGATCTTCGGAGACGCCAGCACCCCGCTCTACCTGAACCTGTTCATCATGATCCCCGTGCTGGCGAGCTTGGTGACCATCGTGCTCGTGGTCATCGTGACGTGCGTGTGCCTCCAGCGAATCAAACGCCGACCTCCGCAACCGCCGCTCCAGCCTCCACCGGGCACCATGGAGAGGCGGAGCAAGCAATTCGCCGCCGGCTTCGACGGACAGCCGCAGA TGACATCGACGAGCGCGCGGCACGCCGAGAAGGCACAGCAGGCGGCCGGCGAATACACGGGCCTCTCGCAGCGCTACGTGGAGGTGCAGCCACCGCCGCTGCCTGCTGACCACCCGTGCGCGCTGTACCCAGCGCCCTGCGCCACGCTGCCCATGACCGAAGAGCTCGAGGCCAAGATGGCCAGGCACAACGTCAACCAGGAGATGAAGACGTTCCTCGCACAG AACCGGGAGCTACCAACGCTTCCCATGGGTGCCAAGTCCTGCATGTCCATCAAGAAGGACCACATGTACGAGAGCGCCCAGTGA